The following proteins are encoded in a genomic region of Fervidobacterium pennivorans DSM 9078:
- the amrB gene encoding AmmeMemoRadiSam system protein B — MNRRPVVAGKFYPGTPNQLTSMCEAFLGSEKPKNRLEKPLGLILPHAGYIYSGKTAGLGIKKAVEFGKPSNIIILGPNHTGYGASVSVWKEGEWFVPNGSVRVNSIIAEEIIDGKIIEEDESAHLYEHSIEVQLPLLIHAFGEFQIVPICMMDQRLTKARFIAERIRKILEKYPDTLVVASSDFNHYDPHELTMKKDEIAITRIISNDLEGLYEDLKKYDITMCGPGPVAVVRSLFENAELVYHTTSAEFSQDFSYTVGYASFILW; from the coding sequence ATGAACAGAAGACCTGTGGTTGCTGGAAAATTTTATCCTGGAACTCCAAATCAATTGACAAGCATGTGTGAAGCTTTTCTGGGAAGTGAAAAACCGAAAAATCGTCTTGAAAAACCATTAGGTCTTATCTTACCGCATGCTGGGTACATATACAGCGGAAAAACCGCAGGATTGGGTATTAAAAAAGCTGTTGAATTTGGTAAGCCAAGTAACATAATCATTCTAGGTCCTAATCACACAGGTTACGGTGCTTCGGTCTCTGTTTGGAAGGAAGGTGAGTGGTTCGTTCCAAATGGAAGTGTTAGGGTAAACTCTATAATAGCTGAGGAAATAATAGACGGAAAAATAATTGAAGAAGACGAAAGTGCCCATTTGTACGAGCACTCTATAGAAGTTCAACTACCGTTATTAATACACGCATTTGGTGAATTTCAAATAGTTCCCATCTGTATGATGGATCAACGACTCACTAAGGCCCGCTTTATTGCTGAAAGGATAAGAAAAATTCTTGAGAAATATCCAGATACATTAGTTGTTGCTTCTTCTGATTTCAACCATTATGATCCACATGAATTAACCATGAAAAAAGATGAGATTGCTATTACGAGAATAATTAGTAACGATTTGGAGGGTCTTTACGAAGATTTGAAAAAATACGACATAACCATGTGCGGTCCTGGACCTGTTGCGGTTGTTAGAAGTTTGTTTGAAAACGCCGAACTCGTATATCACACTACGAGTGCGGAGTTTTCGCAGGACTTTTCTTACACTGTTGGATATGCTTCTTTCATTTTGTGGTAA
- a CDS encoding MscL family protein codes for MKKVFQEFSNFLKQYNVIGLAVAIIIGGKLNQLVTSLVNDLITPAILQPVLTKMHLGKIEEIQWHGIYWGRVISAALDFLIVALIVFFLVRAMNKAAEKAKLAAELAAKKLEEKVKREKD; via the coding sequence ATGAAAAAGGTTTTCCAAGAGTTTTCGAACTTTCTAAAACAGTACAACGTCATCGGACTTGCTGTAGCAATCATTATCGGTGGCAAACTCAACCAACTCGTTACCTCTCTTGTAAATGATCTGATCACTCCTGCCATTTTGCAACCTGTGCTCACTAAGATGCACCTTGGAAAAATTGAGGAAATTCAGTGGCACGGTATCTACTGGGGAAGGGTTATTTCTGCTGCTTTAGATTTTCTTATCGTTGCTTTGATAGTCTTCTTCCTTGTTAGAGCGATGAACAAAGCTGCTGAAAAAGCAAAATTAGCAGCAGAACTTGCAGCTAAAAAGCTTGAAGAAAAAGTAAAGAGGGAAAAAGATTAA
- the sufU gene encoding Fe-S cluster assembly sulfur transfer protein SufU, whose translation MIYSEFIMDYSKLKKFHGKIENAHKVEEGKNLSCGDEVTLYFLFDGDKIVDVKFEGHGCAISQASTNAMIEQIIGKTKEEAMQIMKNAENMMLGKEFDENILGPIVNFYDVKNYPMRVKCFLLPWKTLELALKSEG comes from the coding sequence ATGATATATTCGGAATTCATAATGGACTATTCAAAGCTTAAAAAATTCCATGGGAAAATAGAGAACGCACACAAGGTCGAAGAAGGTAAGAATCTCTCGTGCGGAGACGAAGTCACATTATATTTCCTTTTCGATGGTGATAAAATCGTCGATGTGAAATTTGAAGGACACGGATGTGCGATAAGTCAGGCATCGACAAATGCAATGATTGAACAAATCATAGGCAAAACAAAAGAAGAGGCTATGCAAATCATGAAAAATGCGGAAAATATGATGCTTGGAAAAGAATTTGACGAAAATATCTTAGGACCTATTGTGAATTTTTACGACGTGAAGAATTATCCAATGAGGGTTAAGTGCTTCCTCCTTCCTTGGAAAACTTTGGAATTAGCGCTTAAATCAGAGGGTTAG
- a CDS encoding SufS family cysteine desulfurase, translated as MHSTVFSDEEFFKILEDFPVLKREVNGKRLVYLDNAASTLKSKSVIEKMTDFYLNHYSNIHRAVHKLASEATVAYEQAREKIAKFLNANPEEVIFTSGTTLGINFLVNSLVRSGMLNPQDTVLLSQVEHHANLVPWVRLSKFYGFKVEYIEADDKGVITTDAILKAKLKNPKVVSITGQSNVTGQEMPLELIRETFKDSIFIVDGAQLVPHKRIDVKKLDIDFLVFSGHKMIAPTGIGVLYGKRTLLEKLEPFLYGGEMIDKVTFEDVTFNILPYRFEAGTQHIAGAVGLGYTIDYLESIGFEKIEKHIAELSKYLMERLLELDFVEVYGPIDDSHRSLVSFNVEGVHPHDVSHILDENFGVATRSGHHCAQPLMSVLARGSKIDFPNSTVRASVYFYNTKEDIDILVEGLKHIKRWFE; from the coding sequence ATGCACTCGACAGTGTTCTCGGATGAAGAGTTTTTCAAAATACTTGAAGACTTTCCTGTGTTGAAAAGAGAGGTAAATGGGAAACGGTTAGTCTATTTGGACAATGCTGCAAGTACTCTTAAAAGCAAATCCGTCATCGAAAAGATGACGGATTTTTACCTTAATCACTACTCTAACATCCACAGGGCAGTGCACAAACTTGCAAGTGAAGCTACTGTTGCTTATGAACAAGCAAGAGAAAAAATAGCAAAGTTTCTTAACGCAAACCCAGAAGAAGTTATTTTCACGAGCGGAACAACGCTGGGAATAAACTTCTTGGTAAATTCACTTGTAAGAAGTGGTATGTTGAATCCCCAAGACACAGTTCTTCTATCTCAAGTTGAACACCATGCGAACCTTGTCCCATGGGTAAGGCTTTCAAAATTCTACGGGTTCAAAGTGGAATATATAGAGGCAGATGATAAAGGTGTCATCACAACCGATGCAATTCTAAAAGCGAAATTGAAAAATCCAAAGGTCGTTTCAATCACTGGTCAATCAAACGTTACCGGTCAAGAAATGCCCTTGGAATTGATTAGGGAAACATTCAAAGACTCAATTTTCATAGTTGACGGTGCACAACTAGTGCCCCACAAGAGAATCGATGTTAAGAAGCTCGATATAGATTTCCTAGTCTTTTCTGGTCACAAGATGATAGCCCCAACAGGTATCGGTGTGTTATACGGGAAGAGAACTCTTTTGGAAAAGTTAGAACCATTCTTGTACGGCGGAGAGATGATAGACAAGGTCACATTTGAAGACGTTACTTTCAACATCTTGCCATACAGATTCGAGGCAGGGACACAACATATTGCAGGAGCTGTTGGACTAGGATACACGATAGATTATCTTGAATCTATCGGATTTGAGAAAATAGAAAAACATATTGCAGAACTTTCGAAATACTTAATGGAAAGATTATTAGAACTTGATTTCGTGGAGGTTTACGGTCCAATCGATGATTCTCACAGATCTTTAGTATCATTTAATGTGGAAGGAGTCCATCCACACGATGTCTCGCACATACTTGATGAAAATTTTGGAGTCGCAACAAGGAGTGGTCATCACTGTGCACAACCACTGATGAGTGTATTAGCACGTGGGTCAAAAATAGATTTCCCAAATTCCACAGTTAGAGCGAGCGTATATTTTTACAATACAAAGGAAGATATAGACATCTTAGTCGAAGGATTAAAACACATAAAGAGGTGGTTTGAATGA
- a CDS encoding SufB/SufD family protein produces the protein MNTTKIEKTLRLEHQNLRGIVPQRKTIDTEDYKVDDFKPSGNNLLDEWRIRRLSEYLTYKFPMWKRTGLKSLSLPNVLPYKGLEALDIDGLNLLETLDFEGTDRKFVLLADVFSSSGEYIVVENDTTIVVNDVSQFDNTLIDIRNGELNFVRIVENPFFIGNLRIKVRRNAKLNLYNLYLGTSKDDLLISNVFIDVENDSKTIVKDFYFGGKINVGYFGMRVNAENAYADIRPYYLGNEKTVIDILYLMRFYKPNSYGNVDAKGVLTDEAKVVFRGIMDILSGAKEAEAHQSNHATLISLKAKVEAIPSLMVDENDVVASHAASSAPIDENMVFYLMSRGIPKEDAQKMIVRGVFETLKDELKRYNLEGVVEHALDSVLG, from the coding sequence ATGAACACAACGAAAATAGAAAAGACCTTAAGATTGGAGCATCAAAATTTACGAGGCATTGTTCCTCAAAGAAAGACAATAGACACTGAGGATTACAAGGTTGATGACTTCAAACCCAGTGGGAATAACCTGCTCGATGAATGGAGAATAAGAAGGCTTTCTGAATACCTAACCTATAAGTTCCCCATGTGGAAAAGGACAGGTTTAAAGAGCCTTTCTTTGCCAAATGTTTTACCATACAAAGGTTTGGAAGCACTGGATATTGATGGTCTGAACTTACTCGAAACGCTTGACTTCGAGGGGACTGACAGAAAATTCGTTCTACTTGCAGATGTCTTTTCTTCGAGTGGAGAATATATCGTTGTGGAAAATGATACAACGATTGTTGTCAACGACGTTAGCCAGTTTGACAACACGCTAATTGATATAAGAAATGGAGAGTTGAATTTTGTCCGAATCGTAGAAAACCCATTTTTCATCGGTAATCTTAGAATAAAGGTGAGAAGAAACGCAAAACTTAATCTATACAACCTCTATTTGGGAACTTCTAAAGACGACTTGCTAATTTCAAATGTTTTCATAGACGTCGAAAATGATTCAAAAACGATAGTTAAAGATTTCTACTTTGGTGGTAAAATAAATGTAGGTTACTTTGGTATGCGAGTTAACGCAGAGAATGCGTATGCCGATATACGCCCATACTATCTTGGTAATGAAAAAACTGTTATCGATATACTGTACCTCATGAGATTTTATAAACCAAACAGTTATGGAAATGTTGATGCAAAGGGCGTACTTACAGACGAAGCAAAAGTAGTTTTCAGAGGGATAATGGATATTCTTAGCGGTGCAAAAGAAGCGGAGGCTCATCAAAGTAACCATGCTACTTTGATTTCGCTTAAAGCAAAAGTTGAAGCAATACCAAGTCTTATGGTTGATGAAAATGATGTCGTTGCATCACATGCGGCAAGTAGTGCTCCAATAGATGAGAACATGGTTTTTTACCTGATGAGCAGAGGTATACCAAAAGAAGATGCTCAAAAGATGATTGTTCGCGGGGTCTTTGAGACACTGAAAGATGAATTAAAACGATACAATCTGGAAGGGGTCGTTGAGCATGCACTCGACAGTGTTCTCGGATGA
- the sufB gene encoding Fe-S cluster assembly protein SufB — translation MSDLHELLYELKKREDFEIRVNVQPAIKLPAGLNKKLIYEISEAKNEPAWMTEHRLKSFEIFEKWHEPDWGVSREELDLSKIVPYVKPNAKKTTTWEEVPEEIKQAFDKLGIPEAERKYLAGVGAQFDSEMIYKNIKEELKKLGVIFTDIETAVREYSDLVKEHFMKLVPPTDNKYAALHGALWSGGTFLYVPKGVKVPLPLQSYFLFGNPGGGQFEHTVIIADEGSEVTYIEGCTAPRYDVVNLHVGTVEVYVKKGAKMKYLTMQNWSKNMFNLEIKRAIAEDDAVMTWVSGSFGSYKTMVYPATILKGNNSVSENISISFAGPGQHIDTGSKVIHIGKNTRSTVDARSISIGGGWSFYRGLLKIMESAKGSKASVSCTGLMIDNKSKSDTVPIIEVYNTDSDVGHEAKIGRIKDEQIFYLMSRGLSESEAKGLIVKGFIQPVVQELPFEYAIELNRLVDMEIESSIG, via the coding sequence ATGAGTGACCTCCATGAACTTTTGTACGAACTAAAAAAACGGGAAGATTTTGAGATAAGAGTGAATGTTCAACCAGCGATAAAATTGCCGGCGGGATTGAACAAAAAGCTTATATATGAAATATCAGAAGCAAAAAACGAACCTGCTTGGATGACTGAGCACAGGCTTAAATCTTTTGAGATTTTCGAAAAATGGCACGAACCTGACTGGGGTGTTAGCCGTGAGGAACTAGACTTATCAAAGATAGTTCCATATGTAAAGCCAAACGCTAAAAAAACCACCACATGGGAAGAAGTGCCTGAAGAAATCAAACAAGCATTTGACAAACTGGGTATACCGGAAGCAGAGAGGAAATACTTAGCAGGAGTCGGTGCTCAATTTGATTCTGAGATGATATACAAAAACATCAAAGAAGAACTGAAAAAGCTCGGAGTTATATTCACAGACATTGAAACCGCTGTTAGGGAATATTCTGACCTTGTCAAAGAACACTTCATGAAACTCGTTCCTCCAACGGATAACAAATATGCTGCACTCCATGGAGCACTCTGGAGCGGTGGAACTTTTCTCTACGTGCCGAAAGGAGTGAAAGTCCCTCTACCACTGCAATCTTACTTTCTTTTCGGTAACCCTGGCGGTGGACAATTCGAACACACGGTTATAATTGCCGATGAAGGTAGCGAGGTAACTTATATAGAAGGTTGTACTGCTCCACGATACGATGTTGTAAACCTGCATGTTGGAACAGTCGAAGTGTATGTCAAAAAAGGGGCAAAGATGAAATATTTAACAATGCAAAACTGGAGCAAGAATATGTTCAACCTTGAAATTAAACGTGCAATAGCGGAAGACGATGCGGTTATGACCTGGGTCTCAGGTTCGTTTGGTAGTTACAAAACGATGGTTTATCCTGCAACGATACTCAAAGGCAATAATTCCGTTTCTGAAAATATCTCAATTTCATTCGCAGGTCCAGGTCAGCATATAGATACAGGTTCAAAGGTAATTCACATAGGCAAGAATACACGTTCGACCGTTGATGCAAGAAGTATAAGCATTGGTGGAGGCTGGTCTTTCTACAGAGGTCTGCTAAAGATTATGGAAAGTGCAAAAGGTTCAAAAGCAAGCGTTAGCTGTACTGGTCTTATGATAGACAACAAATCGAAAAGTGACACAGTTCCAATAATCGAAGTTTACAACACAGACTCCGATGTGGGGCATGAAGCAAAGATAGGAAGAATCAAAGATGAGCAGATTTTCTATCTTATGAGCAGAGGACTGAGTGAATCGGAGGCAAAAGGACTTATCGTTAAGGGGTTCATACAACCAGTTGTCCAAGAACTTCCGTTTGAATACGCAATAGAATTGAACAGGCTTGTCGATATGGAAATTGAATCCTCGATAGGATAA